One Emys orbicularis isolate rEmyOrb1 chromosome 20, rEmyOrb1.hap1, whole genome shotgun sequence genomic window, gggGTCTGAAACTCCTGTCAATTTTAGTTGGTACTGACTTggctggtgctttttatgtagcctgttgtaaaactaggcaaaggAGTTGAGTACCCCCTGGGAGATCTCTGCTACCCCCAGAGGTACGTGCaatcccaggttgagaaccactgtctagTGGGAAAATGCAGCATGAGAACCAAATGGcctgaagctgaagccagacaaatccaAGCTCAGAAAAGGCTCCCATTATTAACAGTGCGGGTGACTAACCATTGGACCGGACGGCCAAGGCAAgtggtgcattctccatctcttgatagcTTCAGATCACGACTGGCTGCTTGCCTGGAAGAGATGCTAGAGCTCAGCTGTGCTccgggaggtcagactggatgatctaacggaacccttctggccttaaaatctgggAGGGCAACTCCCCTTCTCTGGGTGGGTTTTCTCATCCACGCAGAACAGACCTGGGTTTCTCCGGGGCTCATCCAAAGGGCGACAGGCCGCGTGGAGCTCAGTGTCTCTCTCCCAGAAGGGTGGAGATGAGCCAACTCTACTGGGGTTCAAACTTGCAAGTCCAGGGAGCATAGGAATTGCAAACTAGAGGTTTACAGCCCCAAGCCAACCCCTCCAGCCGACGGGGCGGGAAGCCGAACACTTCTCTTAGCCCAGCCAAACCAGCATTGCTAACACAGGGCTGCAGCTAACTCCCTGGTGCCCACCAACTCTATCCTAGCGACGGTGGCTGCCTGCATGCAGACCAGGGTCGCTGTCGGCAGGCCAGATCACGCAACACAAGGCCACAGGAATGCAGTCACAACCAACGGTACTGAGAGACATTCTCAGTTAACCCGGGGGCTGGTGTGCAATGGGGCCTTCTATACCCTTCTCTGCCTCCCACCCCGCTTGGACAGCTTCATTCCCGGCTGCCCACCCTTCCACAGCAGAGGGGACCCAATCGAAGACAGCCGCTGCTGCCCAATGTTAAGCAGCCATGAGGCTGCTCCGACAGTTCCGGGGACACCGGCTTGCATGGTTCAGGAGTTGGAGCCGGACAACACAACCACCCCTGTGCCACGCTTTGGGCAtcacaggatctggccctcggCCTTCACGGTGCTAACCTCGGGGCCTGGGCATTGTGACAAGAACCCCCCGCCAATGGCTTTCTTAGTCGATGCTAGAAATCAGAGGTGAGGAAAGGCCTAATGCAGCtagtgcagcccccccccccccgagctgtcCCCAGCCCTAGGAATAGTGCTTGTGGGGGATACCAGGGAGTGGAACCACACCCCAGAGAAGCCCTCTGCTTTCCCATGAGCCCTGGCAGGAATAAACGCGGTCAACGTCTCGTGCCACGATCAAGGTAAAAGGAGAGGAGCCGGAAGACGGAAAACACAGTGGGCAACTGGAGAGagaggtgcctttgaaaatcactaAACGCCGGATCTAAAGCTCACGGCAGCCACCGGGGGATTTGACACTATAGCTCAGTCCCTGAGTTACTGCTGTTTTCTGTTGCCAGGCCGGCTCCTTCTCCTGCTAAGAAATGTCAATAAAACTCGGGGGTTGGGGGAGTCCTCAGGGGTCTAAATATCATTCCCACCAGCCACAAACACCCCCATTTTGTTTCCCCTTTCCCAATGGCCCCATCAGCCTCCCGACAGCATCATTAGCAGCTAACGAGCAAAGAGACGCTGTGATCGCAGGGCCCTGCTGTGTCATATGATGGGGCCAGGACCGTTGTCACATGGCAATTAATAGACATACGCACAAAACCACCGCTAACTGGCTCACCGGGAGGAAACTCAGAGAGATCGGGACCAGGCCAAGAGCCTGAAACACGGCcaatgcccccgcccccaccttcgCTTTTCAAACGCACCAGCCCTTCTGAAGATGATGGGGGAGCCTCGCAAGcatgaaggagaaaggaaaaataaaagaagcagaaTCATTCCGAGCGGCCATGCAAACTCCTTGAACCACAGTGATGATATGAAGCGTCACCAGCCACCAAGATTCTTCAAAACGAAGGATGAAAGTTAGGCTCCTAGCTCCATACGGAGGCCACTAAATAAGCAGTCTCGTTTTCGGAAGCGCTAAACACTCACCAGCTCCCAGTGGTAAGGcctggtggcgggggggggggggaatcaggccaattatttaggagcctaaataggGATTTAGGAGCCTCCCTTTGGATAAGGGTCAAATCCGCAACCGGCCTCGATTCAGCAAAGTCCCTCCCTACAAAAGGGTATTAGttgcattgattttaatgggacttaagTACACGCTTAACGATAATTGCATGCTTAAGAGTCTCCTGCTTCAGGACTTAAGTCCTGCTCTAGACTACTGGGGGGAGAAGCCCCTATGCCAGGTTTTCACATCACTGCAGGGTTTCTTACACCTCCCTCTGAAGAAGCTGGTGCTGGCCCCAGTCGGGTACTAGGTTAGATGGACCCTGGGATTGATCCAGCCTGGCTTGCCTAATTGCCTGGCGTAAATCAGGATTgcgccactgaagccaatgggagtcacACTGGTTTAGACCAGCTGAAATGCCGGCCCGCACTTTAGGAAAGCCTGGGGGGTTTGGCCAATGAAAAAGGCCGTCCTCTCCCATCTGTTGCAAGGGGGCAGCACTGTCAATCCTCCATCTGGGGAGTTTCTCCCCTACAGCTTCCTCACActaaccctacaataacaacatCAGCACAGAAACATCGCTCTCTTCAGGGTTATTTGGACCccatccaaagctcactgaaagcAGTGGAGACTCCCATCAGCTTTGGCTCAGGCTTCCACGCCACGGGCTATGGCCCACAACCACTGAGAACGAGGTCTCCATCTTGACCGTGAGGCTGAGATGTTCAATTACACCCTGGCGGCACGAGGAGCAGCCATAGGCTACGGGGTGAGGTGACGAAATGGCTTTACCAGCATAAAGGACAGGAGGCAGGCGGAGAAAAAAAGATGGAGCCTCTTGTGCGTATGTTGAAACCACCCCGAAACAATACAGGGGAATGCAGGAGAGAGAAGGCATCCGGAGATTCCTTTGCAAcccactcacccccaccccccataatgTGGGTGTGTACATTGCAAGTTCTAATCAATAGCTATGATTTGTATTACCAAGCAATAAAGGCTCGGGGTGTAATTATTCAGGCATTGCGGCTTCATTCGGGCCTTCCAGTTTGCAAAGAGATTAGCAGAGTCACAGAGCAGGTGACCTTTGCTCGCTCTCTGAAATCAAGAGGCAGCGCCATATATCCCTGTATTGTTCCAGGCTCAGTTCCTGATCATGCTCATAAAAAATATCTTACCTTCTAACCTTAAAGCTGCCATTCTCTGAAACTCCGGCTCCTGCAGCCAGCGCCACATCCTTTTGAAAGTCTCCCTCCCGGACTTGAGTTTGCTCCAGGGTTTAGGGTTCCTGAGGAGGTCTGACAAGGTGCCTTGAGACCGGCACAACACCCTCTCGGCAAAGATGGCCTGCGGGATGCTGTATCTCTTGAGCTCAGCGATGATCCGCTGGGCCACTTCTTTGGTGTTGATCTCCTCCAGCTGGCTGGAGAGGATGGTGGTTTGGGTGGAGATGGGCTGGTTGGGTCTGGAATTCATGTCCGGCCTGGCATGACCATAGGGGTGCTGGCCCATGCTGTTGGGGGATCCCATGGTGGAGTTCTGGGAGGGGGAAAGCTCCCTGGAAAAGTGCTGGTCGATCCTGCCAAACATGGCAGGGTGGGCTTCGAAGTTATTGGCCGCCACCATCTTCTCGTTGCCCAAGTGTCCGGCAGAGTGGCCATAGCTATGCATGGGGGTCAGGTTAGGGCTGGGCAGGGACGACAGACTCTGCCCCATGCCAAGATCCTTGTGGTAAGGGCTGTAAAAGTTACCGCCGGAACCCAGGCCCCTTTCTTCCCTCATCAGGGTGAAGCTCCCAATCACGTTGCCCACCGGCAAGCACTGGTGGTGATGGTGCTGGTGGTGGAATTTCTCATGCAGCGGCTGCAGGGGGGTCAAGGTGGTGTAGCTGTTGGGAGCCCCAGTGGGCGAATCCCCACCAAAGCCAAGCCCCGGGTGCAAAGAGGTAGCCAGGTGGTGCTCGGCTCGGTGATACTCACTGCTGTCCAGCACCGAGGCCACCAGAGAAGGTCTGGAGAGAGCAGAGTGTAAGGCTCTGCCTTGGCCGTGCATGAGCTCCTGCTCCTGGCTGGACATGTCCCCGGTGTTCTCCAAACCCAGCTGGACATTCATGGCTACAGGCTAGTGCCTCCTCTCTTTATCTACTGTGCAACTCATTAATCTTTCGTTGCTTGAGTGTAGGGAAGGGCTTGCCAGATTTCAAGGGGGTCTGAGGAAACCTCTCTGCCTTTATCAGTGGGGATGGGAGCAGGGGCAAAGCGGGAAGTCCCCTATGTATTCAGCGACCAGATCTTGTCTCCAGTGGGAAAAATCTAACATCCACTAGTCTCGGTTGCAGCCCCAGGAAGACAAGGGCGCATCATTCCTCCCCAGCCCACAAACAAGCCCCCTTCAAACTGATCAGAAACTAGACACATTCTAACCCAATGCTAGATGGATTTGGgggaaggaatggggggggggagaggagggaggctggaggattccccccaccccctccctttaAACCCCAATCAAAGTGAGAAAGTTCATGAAGAACCTGGCTTACCTAGTGCCGGCTGCTGCTTTTTCTAGGcatttgttgggggagggggaggagagggatgtaaaaatataaataaataaaataaaaacaaccaacaaccaataaataataataataatgaaatgaaAATCAGCAGCAGGGGTtcagatccccccccccttcctggagCTTTCAGCAGAGGGGCTTCTGTCTCTGAGAATTTGGAGAGGAAAGGTCTTCTCTTCCCTGATCAGTCAGCCCTTTTAGGATAGTCCAGGAGATCTCCAGCAAAGTGcttgcaaagcagcagcaggctcCAGCAATTAGCTACTGTCTGTgttttggtgggggggaaggattagatctctctctctctctatctctctctgtttttaataGGTGCAGCTCAAAACAGTCCCATCCTCTTTGTGTCTgctacacactcacacacacacactgatctctctctctctctctctctccagagaaTACTGCCCTACTCCAGCCCATAGCTACTCTCATCGATTTCACTAGGAAACACTCCGCTTTCCTGCTTCTCACACGTCACCAAGCCTAAAATCTGACAGATGTGCAATCAGCTACCAACCTGACTTAACCCGATCGGGCCCGGCTCCGAATTCGGACGACAGAGCGAAAAGGGGCGtgtggcggcggggggagggggatctagATTATATTGACTTTGCAGTTTGTTGCAATACTTTGTGGCTCAGggttaaaatgtatatttaatactccccccaaaaaaaacaattATATGTATCTTATATCTATCCACCTGAATAAATACACCATATCTGTCTAGTTATACACCGCTGCCCATCACGgtggtatctgagcgccttccacgTCGAACCAATAGTGCAGTCCCTAGTGGATTTCAGGAAATCTCTGTCTCTCCTCTGTATAATACCTGTATTTTTGTAATGCCTCTCTTATGTACGAGATCACAAATAATCTATATAGAGTCTGTGTATAAATATAGATTAATCTATACAAACCCACCTACAGAATCTGTGTGGAAGCCTGAGTTATACATCTGTAGAAAGCCACACACCTGTATACATTCTTATGTTTTGGTGATTTACCTATCTTATGTAGGcgatcataaaaaaaaaaatctatgtacaTCTAAATAGTACAGAAATTGCAAATGCATGTTCCTATATTTTTGTGATTTCTCTCTTATACAGAACTCACAAAAATCTATATAGAATATATACAAATCTAAATATATAAATCACACACATATTCACCTCTCTGCCTTTTTTATATGTTAGATGAGAAAAATGTATAACTATCCAAGCTATGAGAATGTCATAACCTTTCACACTTGATAAGGGGGACACTTAATTAGCAGCAGAGCTGAAAGGTGGTTTAAACTGGACGTATCCGTTTTAAAATCATTCCTGTCCGACCAATAATGATCCCAAGAAGCCAATAAcgtgagattttttaaaaataagctttgTGCACAATATTAATAGCTTCTAAATATTCTTAACCCTCTGTAGCTATGTTCTGGAAAATGCAGATGTTGCAACCAAATCCCCTCTCCTTATATTCACAATGATTTCAAcggaaacaattacaaaaataaataccgGCGGCCCTTGGACAAAGGAAAAACTCTCCAATAGTCCCCCGGTAAATAGATTAATTGGGGGGAACTTTTTAGCCCTTTTTGTGAATGGATCTCACACGTAGGGAAATTGAAACAGATTTAAGTAAGTGTATTCAAATAGGCatcttaataataaataaaataaaaaataataataatcagaggCGAGCAAAGGGGAGTCCGGGCTACAAACACAGGGACCCAGAGAAATCGGTTCATGGTTGCCAATTTTCTCAAAGGATCTTAAAAGCTGCAGTTGCAAAGGAGGGTTGGGGATTTCCATTATGATCAGTAGCTGCTGTGTCCTTCTCTCCAGCTGGAGAACTCCAAGTATTAAGTTCCGTGGAACATTTCTGACTATTTACCCTCTTTTCCTCAAAGAGACATCATGAAAGTAATCAGTGCAGTGTGCAGTAATCTAACAAACCAGCgtaaaaagagagagatagattaactagagagagagagagattggggaGACTGGTTGTTTAATGAAGAGTGGGGAGGAATTTAGGATTTggtgggcggggtggggtggacaCACTCcacaaatatgtgtgtgtgtcgtccccccccccgcccgaaaTCTCACCAGGTGCGCTCTGGGGAAGTGGATaatctgcagggagggggagaggtttaAGGGCTGCTACTTTCCTAACCCTGCTGATCGAGGTCAAGAGGAGGGGCTCACAGCCCTAGTCAGGCTCACTAGATCGCCTGGGTTCCTTCCAGCTGGTAACCTGAACTCAGGCCCCCCTGACTTTCCCAGCTCCCAGGGCAACGCACACGCTACCCACACACTACACATTCCAGCCTAGTGCACAACGCGTCACAAAAATGCTCCaacgacccccccccctccaaaaaaaccccaccagctGATCCAGAGAGGCaatgccccgctcccccccccccatatcctcTCTCCTCTGTGGTTAATGGTTTTATTGCGATGGGTTGGGAGTCTGGGGGATTTTCCCCCCCCGCTCCAGTTGCACTTTGTGTGTCTAGCTGCAAAACAAACCAGGCCCCGTGGAGGCCAATCGATGCGCAGCTACTGCCAGATTTTCCGGAGAGATCAGTTCGCGTTTAGACAGAGACGGCTCCTTGGCTGGGGTCTGAGCCCGGGTGGTGgtatttctccccccctccccccgtgttgAGCTGAGAAAGTTTTTGTAGGCTGCCCTCTGGTTAAAGTGACGGACACTGTCTTTACAAATCTGCCCCGTAAAGGCGAAAGGGCTCTCGGAGGAGCTGTCCAAACCCTAGGTGCTGAAGGGGCTTGGTGCGGATGAACTGGtgtcggggcgggggtggggggagagagatttACAGCATATCCAAAAATCAAAGTCACCCCATAGATCCAAAAGGGCTCGGATGGAAACAGCAAATACAGGggctttctctttaaaaaaaatcatttcgcTAAACCAAAGCTTCCAGACAGGAACGCAAAATCTATTTTTGTGGTGTCTACATTGAAATAAAGCGGAGTTAAGAAGCGCGTGCACTCCAGGCACACTCACACACAAACCGTGCACCTCTCCGACTGAAAATGAAATAACTGCAGGTTTGGgggagtttttaaaatgatttggggacgcaggcaagagagagagagagtttatacTTAGAAATATCTGGTCTCCCTGGTTTTAGAAGAAGGTGCACTCTTTTATTTATTCAGAGGGAGAAGCAGTTTAGATTTCAGCTTGCAACAATTTGTATCAGGGTCATGTTTAATCTCCGACTCCAAAAGCAAAGAAATAGCAGAAAAAGCTGCAAGTCATCTCTCAGAAATCCACATTTAGCAGGGGCATCTCTTAGCCACCGGAATTCCCCCCCTCTCTCGACAGACTTTCATCTAATGATAAAATGGCCCCAAAAAGAGGTTTTGTTGTGAATGCCAACACGAGGTTACTAACTTTATTCCTGGTCAGAActgtgcaaaaagagacataTTAGACTTCCAGATCACATTTATTGTAATCATTTGACATGGCATTTCTTAGTGTATAACAAGAATGAAACACCCTCCCCCATAGTCCAACACACATCGCTATTTAAAAGTCTATCActatattctttattttttttaaaaagggtaaatcaAACTTTAAATGACCGGGACACTTAAAATATACTGACATACTGAGACTGGAAATTTATGGTGCCTCCCAAATGACTTCAAAGATACCAATCAATTGTCTTTAGCGTGGAGATAAATGTTGCCATATCTATATTCCAGTTGAACATAATTATGAAATAATATCATACTCCCGAGTTTCCCAACACCTCCTGTGAAACTGTATATGGCGCCTTCACAAATACTTAAAGGCACTAGCCTCATCAGTTTGGTTTTTAGCTCTCCTGAACAGAGTTTAAAACACCATTTAGTTGATTAATTGCTTTTTATTGATCAATTTGCTGTTTGGCAGGAACATTGGCCCTTCCACTGAATATATTGAAATACTTTCCCTAGCCCATTAAAAGacacaaaatactttgttttataatttggttggctccctccccccccccccccaccaccaatgTCTAAGCAGAAAATACAGGGCTATCTCAGTTATCATTCACTTCGAGGAAATGAAGTTGTGTTTAATGCAATTTAGCCCCcttaaaaatgaaaattgcaTTACAGAAATTTAATATTTCTCCTCTTTAGGGCTTTTCAGAAATAATAACTTTAACATTGTTAATGAAATGTCAGCCAACTTTCTTCTGTTGTTCGTCAGATCTAGCCTCCTCAGAGGATGGATGGTGTCAAGAGCCCTAATGTATTTAGGGAATTTAtttcaaattgttttaaaaaataactatgCTCAAAGctaaaataatatgaaaaaaaaatcatcctagacacaagaaaagatttttaaaggaattaaaaGGCACCGTTTCGGGGGCAAATAATCAccaacaatattttttaaatgctcaAAATCATCAGGAGTGTACCGTTTTAGATGCAAAGGAAGAAAGGTGTCAGAACTCGGCATGTCCTTGTTATAACAATGAGGATCCGAGATTTGTTTCGTGTAAGtgtgtttattatttaaaatgctcAGTGCATATGAGAGAGGCGTTTATTCAGAGGTCTACTACGTACATCCAGATCAGCTGAATGGATGTTTAACCAGGAACACTTCAAATTTTCCAACTGGCAGTGATCTAAGAAGATAAAACATCCTCTGATAATTGGATTGTGCCTATgtgatatctatatctatctacacacacacacacacacaccatctatacacacaccacacacacacacacaaacgcacCTATATGGATGCCCATGCACCTACACATCAAATTTCACGCCCACACAGGGACATTGGAATTATGTCTTATGTCAATTtcaagaggggggaaaaatcatttcACTGTCTCTCAAATAATATTCACTTTTCCAAGCTCGCTGAGTTGTTTGTATTTACTCATTTTAAGTAATCTTCCAACAAATGCCAACTCTTTGGGAATTATGTCGAAgcctttaaaaatacttttcccttaactctgccccagtCAATAAACAGATCCAACCTGACACAATGAAACCACTTGGCAAGTTGGTAATTAATTGATAGGAGGGCTACGGGTTTACAaggagaaatttaaaaataaaaagtttatcaataaaaaaaaataaaagttctgcAGGATATTGCGAGACAGCCCcccaaaatacaaataaacatTAAATAGCTACCCAGTGTAAGACTCAGAAATTCACTCTCACCTGGTAAACAAATGTTAACATGACTCAATATTTACGGCAGGCCATGGGGGGTAGTTTCTGATCCCATTCACACCACACTGTGAGCCCGTTTcaggaaagtcagtggagttacatctgtGTGAACGAGATCAGAATCCGTCCAGCCCATTTTGTAGTGAGACATCACAGCAGCTACAGAAGATGAAATATAGAATTAAAGTAGCAGACAAGAACAATCTGAAACACCATCTGATTATCAGTGGCTACTGGTATTATCAGTTTGAAAAATGTAAAGTGGTTGTAATTACACATATATTCTGTGGATCTGATTCAATAGAGATCtgaaaaattatatataatatatataattacaCACATTGATTATTCAGCTCTTTATAGAATCAAGCTATACAGAATATTCTATATATAATGAAGACAGATACACattgaatattttaaataataaaaaataaaaatgataaatgataCTATTTGAGAGGAGAAAAATATTAACTTGACATAAACAGGCTTTTAAATAAGCCAAGAAAAGATCTATCAGTACAAAGAGGGGAAAGTGACTCCTGGTCATTCAGACCTAATGTAACTATAACACGACA contains:
- the LOC135892626 gene encoding hepatocyte nuclear factor 6-like, whose translation is MNVQLGLENTGDMSSQEQELMHGQGRALHSALSRPSLVASVLDSSEYHRAEHHLATSLHPGLGFGGDSPTGAPNSYTTLTPLQPLHEKFHHQHHHHQCLPVGNVIGSFTLMREERGLGSGGNFYSPYHKDLGMGQSLSSLPSPNLTPMHSYGHSAGHLGNEKMVAANNFEAHPAMFGRIDQHFSRELSPSQNSTMGSPNSMGQHPYGHARPDMNSRPNQPISTQTTILSSQLEEINTKEVAQRIIAELKRYSIPQAIFAERVLCRSQGTLSDLLRNPKPWSKLKSGRETFKRMWRWLQEPEFQRMAALRLEACKRKEQEQSKADRNHVPKRHRLVFTDIQRRTLHAIFHENQRPSKDLQVTIAQQLGLELSTVSNFFMNARRRSLDKWLEEGRPPTSGTHASSAVTCTKA